The Antechinus flavipes isolate AdamAnt ecotype Samford, QLD, Australia chromosome 4, AdamAnt_v2, whole genome shotgun sequence genomic interval ccactgcgccacctagctgccccaggactgacaaatttaaaaaaggaagtggtTAAAATGGTAGGAATGTAATGAGTAAGAGTGTGCCACAGTCAGGACTTTGCTTTAGGACAGTCATTCTATTAGCTGTATGTAGGATGGATTGAAAAGAGGAGAATTTTGAGGAAAGGAGTTCAATTAGgaagttattaaaataatctaagtgaaaagtCATGAAAGTCTGAACTAAGATGGTGGCCACTTGAGTAGGGAGAAGGGGACAGATGCAAAAGAAGCCATGGACATAGAAATGTTAATGCAACTGATTAGATAAGTAAGGAGTCAGAGACAATGCCAAGAATGGGAATCTGTGTGACTGGAGTAGGGTCTTTGACAATTTCTAAAGAAGGGTGGGCAATTTAGGGGGCAAgttattgaatttgaaatatctGTGAGTTTGAAGTATCTAACAGGCAACTAAAGATGTAAGATTCAGGAGAGAGACTAGAGCTGGATATTTGGTTTGATCTATTTATCTACTTTCCCAACTTCCTCCTTGCCCAGGTCCCAGATGATCCAGGACAGGTGGGCATTGGGAAGAGCCAcagctttattcatttttttccaaaacagaAGACTAGCTGGCTCCACCACTCCATCCTTTGGATTTATGAGTCTTTCATCTGCCTTAAAGGTTCATTTTTTCTCATGTGCTGTCTTCCCtaattagaatatgagcttcttgagaagaAGAACTGTCTGGTTTTTTCTGGTTTTATGCCCAATGTTCAACACAGTGCTTGTCACATAGTAAACACCTAATAagtgcttttcattcattcattcatctgccTAAAAATGATCACTGAGCCCATGGGCACTTATCAGGCCAGTGATTGAGGGAGTATAGAGAAAGAAGGTCCAGGAGTGAGTCTTGGGGAGCATCATCAGATGGGTAGGAGGAAATCCCATGGTGGAGTCATGAAATTCCAGAGAGGAGATAATAGCTAGAAAGAGACAATGTTCAACATTGCTAAATACAATAGAGAGGTCAAACAATCAAACTTGGCCATGAACTGATAACTTTAGAGAGAATCATTTCAGTTACATTTCATTCAACAGACACACCATCTCTTGTGTTAGCTAAGTCTTTCCTGATAAGATGACATCTATGCCTCCCTCCAAGTTGCTGATAAAAATGTGAAACGGTACAGGGTCAATCACCATCACAGAGGAACTCTGCTGGAGACTTCTAGCCAAGCTAACATGAAACCTTTAACATCTGAGTTTTTGAGTCCAGTCATTCAACCAGGTCCAAATTCATTAAAAGCACTTCTTATCTAGCTCAAAGCTTTTTGAACTGTGTTGCAAGCCTATAtgggatcatgtaactgaatgtaagAATtatggaattatgatttattatcagtaaatgttttatttgtgcacttattttatatacctatatgcctggTGTCAAGTACAAATTTATTGGGTAAAGAGAGTTCTCCAGTGGGAAAAGTTCAAGAAGCCCTAATCTAGCTCACATCTCTCCACCTTTTCCACAAGAACATATGAAAGATTTTAGCAACTGTTTTGCtaaaaatctaggtaaactagACCTAAAGTGCTTTCTTGACCTATCATTTTAAGtaatcctgtcaaaaaaaaaggaaataagattagtCTGGCTTGACCCATTCTTCATTGAGTCATGTTAGCATTTTCATCCCTCATGACTGGAATGTTCTCTcccctcatttctgcctcttgacttccctgacttcctttagaTCCCAGTTAAAatccttctacaggaagccttttccataccctcttaaTGTTAGTGCCGTCCCTCTGAGGTTCTCTAATTTCTGTTGTATACAAGATGTTCAGGTGCTACCTTTCCTCTTAGCCTATGAGATCTTTGAAAGTAGTTActgccttttccctttctttgtattctcagcacttaggaaatagtagatttttaataaatgtttgtttattgactgatgtagtagatctttaataaatgtttgtttattgactgactgaatgtTATCACTTTGTAACCACAAATTTTGTTTCTAAATGTTCACTATTTCTTTAATGATATGTTCCAGTACATCCCCATAAATCAAAGGAAAGTTCATTGGCCTATAATAGTTTACAGACTAGTCTATTGGACCAACAATTACCTTTCTCCATTCCTACAAAACCTCCTTCAGCCTCTATGATCTTTCAAGTATCAATATAATTTGTTCGTTTGGAATCCAAGGTTTTTTCTCAGTTGAGCCAAGTGGCTTGAATTTATCAATTACATGTTCTCTTAATTTGATCAAATCTCTATAAACCTTTTTTTGCTCTGTCATTACCAAAATAAAGGTCattctctttgtcagagaaaatagaagataaaatttaaacaGTTCTGCCACTGCATGTCCTCTGTCAATTGTACCACCATCTTTGTAGTCACTCAAGTTCATAACCTTGGTTCCTTCTTCCATGCTTCACTCTCTCACTTCCTATACCCAATCAGTAgccaagtcttgttgattctgCTTCTATATCAACTCTTGAATCCAACCATCTACTTCTCTAAACACATGGCCACTATCATAATTTAAGCTCCCATCACCTTTTCCCTCAACTATTGCAATATTAACTACCGGGTCACTCCTCTATTTTCTATACAACTACTGAAAttatatgtttccatattagtcatgttatgaaagaaaatagacaaagagaaaaataaagtttgaaaaacaGTATGCTTTCATCTGCATATAGATTTCATTGGTTTTTCTTTGTAGGtgcatcatttttcatcatgagtccttcagaattgtcttagatctttgcattgctgagaacagctaagtcattgACAGGTGATCattaatgttgctattactgtgtacaaagctctcctggttctgctcacttcattctacaTCAACTGGTattctttcaaggtttttctgagagtatcctgttgttcatttcttaaagcacaatacaATCCAACACAAtcatgtactacaatttgttcagtcactcCCCATTTGATGGGAATCAtctcaattcccaattctttatCATAATGAAAAGAGCACCTATAAATACTTTCTAAATATAGgttctttcccttaaaaaaattttttttttgagatacagGCCTACTAGAGATATTACTGGGCCAAAGAGTGAACACAGTTCAAAATTAAAGTTTTGAGTCCGACCACATCACTCCTCAAGAAATTTTAGTGGCTTCCAAAGCACTTTAAGTTAAAACCTCTCTTTGGCTCTTAAATCCCTTCACAACCTTACCTGTCCAGACTTATTAACCATTATGTTTTTCATATAATCTATAGTTCAGACCAATTGGCTAACTTCCCCTTCCATTTAGATATATTTGCACAAGCCTTTCTCAATGCCCAATGGGAGAACACTCCCATCTCACCTCCACCTCTTCAAAGGTCAGATAAAATTGAACTCTTATGTGATACCTTAACCAATCACTCCACTCACTAGTACTCCCCCCACCCACCCCATTCCCAGCCAGCTATCTTACAGAAACTCTATGAAGAGGCAAGGCAAGTCAGTCAAGTCAAAAAGCGTTTCCTCAGCACCTGCTATGGGCCAGGTGCTGCTGCAAATCAGCAATACAAAGAGATCCTCTTCACATATAGTGAGAATGTATGCAAACCAACAAGACATAttatacaggataaactggatataatttcaaaaaagaatcacaaaaaatGAGGGAAAGTTTCTTGCaaaaagtggaattttagctAAACCTTGAAAGAGaccaaggaaactgagaaaaatgagGGAGATTTCCAAGCATGAGGGACCATTAATGAAAATGTCCAGAGCTGGAGGTGGAGTGTTCAGGGAACTGAAAAGAGACTAGTGTCTCTGCAGTGAGGAAGTAGGGTATAGGGGCAGAATAAAGAGTAAGAAGAGTTGAAAGATAAGGAGGAGCCAGATTATAAGGGGTTTTCATTTCAAAGTCAAAGCCAGGATTTTTCACTTGATcatggaggtaatagggagccattgaagtttacTGAGTAGACATGTTCACTTTGGAATTTGAATGGAAGATGTATGGGAATGTAGAGAGACTGGAATAACCTATAGATTATTACAGTAGTCCAGGTATGAGAATCTGTACCACAAATGGCAGCCTCAGAAGGAGGAATATGTGAGAAAAATTATGAAGATAGCATGGTTCAGTAGCTAGAACTGATCTTGGAGGTAGAAAAATCTGAGCTCAAGTCTTTGTTACATACTAGCTATGTCACACTGGGTTAAGTCACAATTTGTCATTCCCCTTGGCAATTCTAAATTTCAGCATAGATGCCCTTTAATGGAGGAGTTTCCTTATTGGGGTGGACTATTCTGTATTTATCTTATGTTATTGTTGTagttgaggtaattggggttaagtggtttgcttAGGGTcttacagctagtgtctgaggctagattttaacttgGGTCTTGCTGACTTTAGAGCCAGTGccctatgctacctagctgcctcctgtATTTAGTTTTGTACACCCAACACCCAGCACTGTTCTTGGCATTTAATTCCCATGTGTTGATATGACTGAATACCCTATGTCTGGTTCAGGATATGGACAGGACTACCAATGCTGGCAGCAGCCCCTGTAGCATGAATTTATATTGATCCTAATCTAACACCCCTCTGTTACAGTTTTCAAGTCATGTAGATGTCCCCCAAGTCACCAAATACTCTCAAACCTGATGTAAAATTGAATGTTCAAGGCTTATGATGTTCAAAACAGTACCTTGTATTATATTGTCCAATGCAGTATTTCTTGGGCATGTGGTAGTAATTTCAAAAACTTACCCAGAAATTCTATTCAAGATAAACTCAATCTGAACTTCACTATCTCAGACTCATCTTTCCCATAAACTGATCATTGCCTCTGGGACATTTGTCAAGCATAGTCCCAACACATAAGAATATAGGACCACAGATCGgaaaaggaccttggagatcaaTCCATCcgcctcccttcccttcctcatgTTACATCTGGATCTTAAGTGATCTACCCAGTCACACAAGTAGTGTTGGAGATGGAATGAATCCAGGGCTTCTGATTCCAGAGTCAGTATACTTCCTATCATAACACACTACCACCAAGAAAGGGAAATCAAGACCACCACAGTAGTAATCCTAttctaatcccttttccatctGGCTTTCAAGAAGTCAGCCCACCAGTGGATCACACAAAATTCAAAATGGGAGGGGAGAAAGTGCCCAGAATATTCAAAACTATTCCATTCCCCATGGAAGATTTATCTGGGCTCTGCCCCTCTCTCAATTAATTCATTCAGTtttaacatttatgaagtgcctactctATGCCAGGAACACTGGGTATAGAAAAAAGGACAATATTtcataatgatagctaacatacAACAGATTCTgagatttgaaaattatttttgtaattatcttattttatcttcacaacaaccttaagaGGTgagtactaatttttttttaattttacaaataaggaatctGAAGGAGACAGAGGCCTTGCCTaagattcacacagctagaatcAAGCTGTCCAAATAGCTTAACATATACACATCAGAACACATATTGTCTTGCAAAAATCCTGCTGGATAGGTACCACAGGTAATATTAACCTGAAAGGTTAATCCACATTTGATACAGCTGTGGTCTATTCCAGATTTTATTCCCTTTTGTATTTGCCTAAATTATTCTCATCTTAGAGATGCCAAAAGGGTTGGAAGTCTTGTACAGCCTCAGGGGATTAACATAAATGGAGTTGACAAATTAAAGAGAGTTGCCAAGAAGCTGGTGTGGTGTATAATGTTGTGCTGTACAGGAACATTTAAAACAAAGGCAGTTGTCTCCTTTATGGGAAACTCTCCAGAAGTAGTCCAGACAGGGATGCCGGGAAAGCTCCCCACTGGCAATGATTTCTGAGCTGATGCACTTGCTCATGGAGCCCCAGAACCTGGGATTACACCCATCTGTGCAAATTGTTAACCAAGTATCAAAAGTTCTCTTTACTGTTCATTTTCCTCCCTTAGTAACTTTGACATTGGGGAAAAAGCTGTTCCATCCcccctttcttcattttctcccccTACCAAGCCCAGGTTACCCATTATGACTAATCTCctggcaaaaataaaacaaggaacTCAGAACCTTGATAAGGACAGCTCCTGAAGCTAGGAAATAGAttttagacctttatcagaacggCTGCTCAGCCTCTCCCAGCAGCTTAATGTAACAATACAGCATCTTTTTTTCAGAATCCATTCAGTAAGTGTAATTCATAAAAGTTCTGAAGGAAATGAGAATCTAACAGGATGCAGTTTGGACCATTTGGTagatttatgaaataatttatggTAACCAATAGATTGGGTGTGCTGAAATTCTTTGTGAaaatttaagctttaatagtttaaacCTGTGTTTTCAACCCCAGACTACCTGACTTTGGGCCTGAGAAGAGAACAGGCATCTGGGAACCATTAAGAATCTTGGGAAATTCTGACCAGTTTGTTCTTGGGTGAGCAGGGACTTGGAAGTCCTTGGTACCCAGATCAGGTCTCAAGCTGCGGGTTTAAGTATCTGAAGGAAGCCTTTGAATGTGGACCTTGGTATGCCATCTGGTGGTAGGCAAAGAGATTACTTAGTGACATAATCTGCTGTCATACCCTCCCAGTGCCTGCTAGTGCAGATGCTCTCAAGAGAGTAACAGTCCTGAACCTTATGCAAATGACTTCCAAAGCATCTTCATGGTTTTGTCCCCATTCTACATATACCGGGAAGCAGCTAagcagcacagtggataggatAAACacacatctgagttcaaatctagactcaaatGCTAATctgtgtgacccagagcaagtGACCACCTCTgcctacctcaatttcttcaactgtaaaagggCTTATAATAGTCCTACccaggaggaaataaaaaaaaatttgaacttgaAAAAGGGTTTagtaaaagttaaaaatttaaaaatttaaataacaataagAGCTAGGGTCTATAATGCTGGTAAActtaaaagaaatgtataaatgCACTTTTTGGGGGCCCCCAATAGAGAAGAGATAATACTACTTTAccaaaaagggaaactgaggcagatacaCATTAAGGACCTCACTAAAAGTCACAGCTTCCAATAACTAGTCTGGAAGATTCAAAGATAGGTGAGAATATCTATAAAAGGGAATTTTGAGGAAAGTCtccagaaaatataataaaaaaatgcccACATCATGAATTATTTCAGACTTGTCAGGTTTATTTACCAGGTGACTTTTCTGATTTTAAGCCGTCCTTGGTTGCAGGATTGTATTTACTATCTCCTTGAGGCTCCATATCTCCTTTATACTGGACTCTAGAGCCTGAGGCTGCTGAGAATTTCCCCCCTGGACTTAAGAGCTTTGAGATCCGCTCAATGTCATCCAGACTCATCCGCTGCAAGCACTTCTTCTGTTCTTCTTTTAACCGGTTAAGCACTTTTTCTGCATCCTGTGGGCTAAAATGTTTGTTCAGAATCTGGGCAAGCTGAGGCCACAAGGAAGgggatggagatggagatggagatggagactGGGAAGGCCTCTCGGGGGATGCTTTCTCCAAGGGACGGAGGATCACGTTGAGTGTAGAATTGGGTCCAATACAATAATCGGAGAGGCGCTTGTTGTCAGCCAGGACCTGGCCTCTGAAGAGTAGACGCTGCTGTTTCTCGGGGACATGAAGCTGTTTTGACACTAGTCGCTTTAACATAAATACTTTCTCGTTCTCTGAGACTTGGAGTAAGCACCTCCGGCCTAAGAGAAGTTTGACAGTTAGCCACATTGTGGTGTGGGGAGGCAGTCACCACTTGCTTAGATGGGGTCAGTTGACATCATACTCTGGAGCAATGTAAGCCAACAGCCCCAGGCCCTGAcagtcaaaaaaatgaaaaaaatcatcccAGAGCAACTGAAAGACTAGGGGCTGGGCCCACAGAAGAAGAGCTGCTATTGGCTGGCCTGCTTTGATGTCACAATCCCCCAGAGGCCTCAGCATTCCAAGGATGGACATACAGAGGCTATTCAACAGGATGGGGATATGAGTGGGAAGGACTGTGATAATTCTCATATCCATCTTCTTGAGAGCTCTCCATGCTCACTGAAACCCCATTTCTTCTCTCCTGGCCCATCTTAATAGCCTCTAAAATGGTTTTGCTTGTATCCTATATCATGGCTTTTCTAATGATTCTTTTATACTAATGTTCATAATGTACTGCTCTAATTATATTAATCCTCTCTCCTCAAACCCTCAGTAGCTTCCCATTGCCTGGGAAATGAAATATGGATTCTGTATCTTAGAATTCAAGACCTCTCCACAATCTGAttccaattttatctttttccatcTTATTCCCAACGATTCCCCCTTCATGTACATTTTGTTCTAAGCAAATGCTCTGTTTTCTGTGCCTATTGTTCCTGAGATCCCCCATGCCTTGTATAGTCCCTTTCTCTCTATCTGACcaatcttcatctataaaatttctcttttcttttaagacCCAATTCCAGTGTACTTCCTGCCTTACCACCATTACTCCACCCATTCCTTAGGTTATAAACATCTTCAGAGCAAGATCCATACCATATGTTTGTATTCCGAAGATTTAGCACAGAACTTTTTTAAATCACAAGACATCTCTGCTAGCCACTAGCCTGATCTTCAACAGGATCAAAGGCTGGGAAATCCCACTTTCATTAACACCTATTCACCCTATTGTGTGAAAGCtccaaaatttctctctctctctctctctctctctctctctctctctctctctctctctctctctctctctctctctctctctctctcacattggCTTTTCTTTCTAGGGGATATGATTATTCTGAATCTGCCCAAATAGACTAAGCTCTTAAACTAACTTCCTTCTGGAGAAAGCTTGCCTTCCTTGAACTTTCTATATTTCACTGTGCCCTAATTACATGATCTTGACATAATGGAGTCACTTCTCCatgagaagagacagagagcatGCTTAACTGTATATAGTATATTATCCATGacctaaaatgaatgaataagagcAATGAAACATCTTTTGCTTGGCTATCTGCTTGCATCTTCCCTTAGAAATAAACATCCCCAAAACAATAGACAGCCCCTCCAAATTCCTGGATCATACCAGTTAGGTTGCTTAGTTTTATATAGCTGCTTTTTCTCTAAGTGGTCAAAGGAGCATTGAAAACATATGCTTATTGATAGATTTTGATTTCTCTTGCCAGCAGGCTATAGGGATTAAAATTGTCCAACCTACAATAATTTTCCAGGACCTCGTTTTTATAAGGTTCATTACCAAACATGCAAAAGAAGCATGGGAAATAACAGAATCTCATTGGTTAATAGACCTTGCCCTTGGAGCCAAAATAACACATCAGTGCTGGTTGAGGGTGGTCACTGGTTGGATGAAGTGAGGAATATCTCCATAGACTAGGTGGTTATAAAATGATTACCAGCTCACATTGGACAAGAGAAAATAGTCCAGAAGTACAAAAATAAGGTGGGGAACTTTCCCAAAACATCAAGGTATCCCCACCATGCTGGGTTTGGACACGGAATTTGAGTAAAACAAGAAAGAGATCTCTTTGTCAGCATTCTTGTGGTTGTATAAGTGAGCCTCATATTTGGTAAAGAAATAGTGAACATGACATTAAAGTTTGAATCCCCTAAAAGAATCTATCCCTACCTAGTTTATGTAAAATCTCAAACTAATTAATATTGAATAGGgtacaaatgaattatttctcacaaaGGTTAGCTGAAGATTCTATTAAGATCATCTTGGCTTCTTGTGGTGGTGAGCTCTGCACCAGGATTTCTCCCTAAGTTCTCAATAATTACTGTTCTTTGGTTGAGTGTCATGTCACCTGCAGCTTCTTCTCACTATAACGACCTTATTATTGATAGAACAGGAGCAGACTCAACAGTAGACCACAGAAAAGAGAACCTAGAAGCTGCTGTGCTAACATGGCATTTCTCTTGCCATAAGTTTTTCTGTTCTGTCGTTTCTGGGGCCTGAGAGGTGCACACAATCATCTAGGTCTACTAGTGATCTCCATCTTAGGTCTTCTCTATAGACCTAGGGTCCCAGTTAGACATACTGTTATGACACACATACATACTGGGCCAGAAATTAAGAAACCCTGAGTTCAAGTTCAACCTCGGATACTTAcgagctttgtgaccctgggcaaatttcctcaactgaaaaatggggataataatggtaccCATTCTCCAaagtagttgtgaggatcaaatgaaataatattctcaaagtacttagcatagtgcctagcatgtagtagatgcctaataaatggtagctattattgttatttataagTGTTTCTTGAACTAAAAAAAGAATACcaaaatgaggagagaaaagacaaagagaaagtgagagtaaggaaggaaaaacaaggaaagaagaaagaaaagatagtatagagaaaggagggaaagagaggtcCAATTATGGGTTCAGGTGATGACACAAAAGGATGTTAAGAGAAGGAAGCAGAACAGTTAGGTAACCTGCTCTGAATGCACCCTCTCTACTATAATTGTGATTGGACCTTTTGCTTCCAAATTGCCACATGCCCCCTTTTCCTCTTTGACTGTCAGGGCATGAATGTGGATAGGATCATTTGAATAATTATACATAGTTCCCAGAAAGTTTCATTCAgatttaaaagatataattaGGGGAAAATTAGGATGCTCCTGAACAAACAAGAAGTACCTGTTCCAGCAGAAAACACTCATCCCTGTCTGAGGAAACAAAAGTCATTAAAATGTATTGTCACTATTTAAaacgtataggactgcttgccatctgggggagagggtggagggagggaggggaaaagtcagaacagaagtgagtgcaagggataatgttgtaaaaaaaattacccaggcatgggttctatcaataaaaagttataattatttttttaaaatgtattgtcaCTCCACCAGAACCTGGTTTTAATAACTGGGATAT includes:
- the UBL4B gene encoding ubiquitin-like protein 4B, with protein sequence MWLTVKLLLGRRCLLQVSENEKVFMLKRLVSKQLHVPEKQQRLLFRGQVLADNKRLSDYCIGPNSTLNVILRPLEKASPERPSQSPSPSPSPSPSLWPQLAQILNKHFSPQDAEKVLNRLKEEQKKCLQRMSLDDIERISKLLSPGGKFSAASGSRVQYKGDMEPQGDSKYNPATKDGLKSEKSPGK